The proteins below are encoded in one region of Clostridium estertheticum:
- a CDS encoding ABC transporter permease, with protein MKYLNALCAEIKISLESTWSYKMNFISDILFIGGLYTALLFLGTGTSLGNYYGSPEDSKSLLLIGYILYSFSILAINLVSSNIEAEATRGTLEQKLTSIIPLYVLMIGRLISGMLIELVELAIILIFSVLIFHVGISINLNVIITLLITIAGMYGMGLMFGGLTLKFKNIGRIMYIIQTLLLFVSNTLTVVSDKFSIINLIPLTTGNDLIRKALVGQAIPMSEYLTLAAISLVWLAIGIVTFNFLKKLSRIDGLVGSY; from the coding sequence ATGAAATATTTAAATGCATTATGTGCTGAAATAAAGATTTCTTTAGAAAGTACATGGTCTTACAAAATGAATTTTATAAGCGATATCTTATTTATAGGGGGCTTGTACACAGCTTTATTGTTTTTGGGTACTGGAACTAGCCTAGGTAACTATTATGGATCACCTGAAGATTCTAAATCCTTACTATTAATAGGATATATATTATATAGTTTTTCTATACTTGCAATAAATTTAGTAAGTTCTAATATAGAAGCCGAAGCTACAAGAGGAACACTAGAACAAAAGTTAACCTCAATAATTCCACTATATGTTTTAATGATAGGCAGACTAATTTCCGGTATGTTAATTGAACTTGTAGAATTAGCTATAATACTTATTTTTTCTGTTTTGATTTTTCATGTAGGAATATCCATAAATCTTAATGTTATTATTACTTTATTAATTACTATTGCAGGAATGTATGGTATGGGATTAATGTTTGGTGGGCTCACACTGAAGTTTAAGAATATAGGTAGAATAATGTATATCATTCAAACATTATTATTGTTTGTTTCAAATACATTAACAGTTGTTTCAGATAAGTTTTCAATTATTAATTTGATCCCCTTAACTACTGGAAATGACCTTATTAGAAAGGCCCTTGTTGGACAGGCAATTCCTATGTCAGAGTATTTAACATTAGCTGCAATTTCTCTAGTATGGCTTGCAATAGGGATTGTTACTTTCAATTTTCTTAAAAAATTGAGTAGAATTGATGGACTTGTAGGCTCTTATTAA
- a CDS encoding ABC transporter ATP-binding protein, with protein MINFKNLTKKYKGSEIVALDSFTLDVNDYEIICLLGPNGAGKTTLIKALTGLVIPDNGEIYIDDKKINTEKINYLKDIAVVLEGARNLYWRISVKSNFYYFGALKGISRKQIDSNIKKYNELFNINDLLNRRVNTLSLGQKQKVAIIANILLTPKILVLDEPSNGLDIEAKEMLLNLLNIIKKQNNTTVLIASHDVDFIRRAVDRIAILNNGKVQEILVNDNISNSLIEEKYLKIVSA; from the coding sequence ATGATTAATTTTAAGAATCTTACAAAAAAATATAAAGGTTCGGAAATAGTAGCTCTTGATTCATTTACTCTTGATGTAAATGATTATGAAATTATTTGTTTATTAGGTCCTAATGGTGCTGGTAAAACTACATTAATAAAAGCCTTAACGGGCTTAGTTATTCCGGATAATGGAGAAATTTATATTGATGATAAAAAAATTAATACTGAAAAGATCAACTATTTAAAGGATATAGCTGTAGTTTTAGAAGGTGCTAGAAATCTTTACTGGAGGATAAGTGTAAAGAGTAATTTTTATTATTTTGGTGCATTAAAGGGAATTAGTAGAAAACAAATTGATTCTAATATAAAAAAATATAATGAATTATTTAATATTAATGATCTTTTAAATAGAAGGGTCAATACTCTATCTCTAGGTCAAAAACAAAAGGTAGCTATAATTGCTAACATATTACTTACACCTAAGATACTAGTACTAGATGAACCCTCTAATGGATTAGATATCGAGGCTAAAGAAATGTTATTAAACTTACTAAATATTATAAAAAAACAAAATAATACTACCGTATTAATAGCTTCACATGATGTGGATTTCATTAGAAGAGCAGTAGATAGAATTGCAATTTTAAATAATGGGAAAGTGCAAGAAATTTTAGTTAACGATAATATTTCTAATAGTTTAATTGAAGAAAAATATTTAAAAATTGTTTCAGCTTAA
- a CDS encoding MFS transporter: MSNISKRIERLPVTPMLWRVLFLVGIGWMFDAMDQGMVAGVMASIGKVWKLTPTDLGLLGSVSAIGMAIGAAVAGMVADKWGRKTVVTFTLVLYGFASILSGIAPNFGLLLFFRFLTGLGLGGELPAASTLVSEFSPAKSRGRMVVLLESFWAWGWIVAALISYLLIPIYGWRIGFLLGGIPALYAAYLRRNIPESPQFLEQKGRFKEADEIVSKMEQQAGVKNNEVAVTSQLENEKIGNSKLSDLWSKTYFKRTLVLWILWLGINFGYYGFVLWTPTLLVGKGFSLVRGFQFTLIISIAQLPGYYSAAYLIEKIGRKAVLVSYLAGTAVSAYLFGQATSSATVLVFGCLLYFFSLGAWGAVYAYTPEVYPTRIRGTGTGWAAAIGRIGAIAAPYIVGVVYETKGKQAGFTYVFIMLTIVFAAVALVVAFGGIETKGKTLDEIDAS; the protein is encoded by the coding sequence ATGAGTAATATTTCAAAAAGAATTGAAAGATTGCCAGTTACGCCAATGCTTTGGAGAGTGCTGTTTTTAGTAGGTATCGGATGGATGTTTGATGCCATGGATCAAGGGATGGTCGCCGGTGTGATGGCTTCAATTGGAAAGGTGTGGAAACTTACTCCCACTGATTTGGGATTACTCGGCAGTGTTTCGGCGATTGGAATGGCTATTGGTGCGGCAGTTGCTGGAATGGTTGCTGACAAATGGGGTAGAAAAACAGTCGTTACGTTTACCCTTGTGTTATATGGATTCGCTAGTATATTATCTGGCATCGCGCCAAACTTTGGCCTATTGTTATTCTTCCGGTTTTTAACGGGATTAGGTTTGGGCGGAGAGTTGCCGGCAGCATCTACTTTGGTTAGTGAGTTCTCGCCCGCTAAATCTCGTGGTAGAATGGTGGTCTTGCTCGAGAGCTTCTGGGCTTGGGGATGGATCGTTGCAGCTTTAATTTCTTACCTCTTGATTCCTATTTATGGCTGGCGTATTGGCTTTTTATTGGGAGGAATACCAGCACTGTATGCAGCCTATCTGAGAAGGAATATTCCTGAATCTCCTCAATTCCTGGAACAAAAAGGACGCTTCAAAGAGGCAGATGAAATTGTAAGTAAAATGGAGCAACAAGCTGGAGTAAAAAATAATGAAGTGGCTGTAACCAGTCAGCTAGAAAATGAAAAAATAGGTAATTCTAAGCTTTCAGATTTATGGTCTAAAACCTATTTTAAGCGTACCCTTGTGTTATGGATTTTATGGTTAGGTATTAATTTTGGTTATTATGGGTTTGTTTTATGGACTCCAACTCTCCTTGTCGGCAAAGGTTTCAGCTTAGTAAGGGGTTTCCAATTTACATTAATTATTAGCATTGCTCAGTTACCCGGATATTACAGTGCGGCATATCTAATAGAAAAGATTGGTCGTAAAGCAGTTTTAGTAAGCTACTTAGCAGGAACTGCCGTGTCCGCATACTTATTTGGTCAAGCGACATCCTCAGCTACTGTGCTTGTTTTTGGATGCCTACTTTACTTTTTCAGTCTAGGAGCTTGGGGCGCGGTGTACGCTTATACGCCAGAAGTTTATCCTACACGTATTAGGGGCACCGGAACCGGTTGGGCAGCTGCAATTGGACGTATTGGTGCCATCGCCGCTCCTTATATCGTTGGAGTTGTGTATGAAACTAAAGGTAAGCAGGCTGGCTTCACTTATGTATTTATTATGCTAACTATAGTGTTCGCAGCAGTTGCCTTAGTGGTTGCTTTTGGTGGTATTGAAACTAAAGGTAAAACTCTAGACGAAATTGATGCATCTTAA
- a CDS encoding nitroreductase family protein: protein MNIDFSIEDAVKKRYSVRNYMEREIEPAKRKDIESFIDSLDNPFGNKVKFHYLDDKDIKNKEKLGTYGVIKGSKQYIGTTIKLKPMALEALGYEMEAVVLYLAHLDLGTCWLGGTFDREGFADAMKIKEGELFPIITPYGYAAATKHEKEIEMRTMIQADKRKEWDQLFYKNDFKSPLTSEEAGSLAFPLEIVRLAPSASNKQPWRILLKDGDFHFYEYKEPGYSDRFPYDIQRVDMGIAAAHFDFSLKEKGIKGHFNAASKPEIELPENMEYVFSWIRE from the coding sequence ATGAATATTGATTTTTCAATTGAAGATGCAGTAAAAAAAAGATACAGTGTAAGAAACTATATGGAAAGAGAAATTGAACCGGCTAAAAGAAAAGATATTGAATCTTTTATTGATTCTTTGGATAATCCATTTGGAAATAAAGTCAAGTTTCACTATCTTGATGACAAGGACATAAAAAACAAAGAAAAACTTGGAACATACGGAGTTATTAAAGGGTCAAAGCAATACATCGGAACAACTATTAAGTTAAAACCAATGGCACTCGAAGCATTGGGATATGAAATGGAAGCAGTAGTTCTTTATTTAGCACATCTTGATCTTGGAACTTGCTGGCTCGGAGGAACCTTCGATCGTGAAGGCTTTGCAGATGCTATGAAGATTAAAGAAGGAGAATTATTCCCAATTATAACACCTTATGGATATGCCGCCGCCACTAAGCATGAAAAAGAGATAGAAATGAGAACAATGATTCAAGCAGATAAGCGTAAAGAATGGGATCAATTATTTTATAAAAATGATTTTAAGTCTCCTCTTACGAGTGAAGAAGCCGGTAGTCTTGCCTTTCCACTAGAAATTGTTCGATTAGCACCATCAGCATCAAATAAACAGCCGTGGAGAATACTTCTTAAAGATGGTGACTTCCATTTTTATGAATATAAAGAACCTGGATATAGCGATAGATTCCCCTACGATATCCAAAGAGTAGATATGGGAATTGCCGCAGCACACTTTGATTTTTCACTTAAAGAAAAAGGTATTAAAGGTCATTTTAATGCGGCATCTAAGCCAGAGATAGAATTGCCTGAGAATATGGAGTATGTTTTTTCTTGGATAAGGGAATAA
- a CDS encoding RNA polymerase sigma factor yields the protein MNKAIFTDKVIEMQSILYHVSKSILIHEQDCEDAVQGAILKAYNKLDTLKKEQYFKTWLVRILINECYSLKSKEHSQVPYEEYFESDKADDKKDYSELYMAIQNLPERIRITIVLYYVDGYSVKEIKQILGIPTGTVKSRLSKGRKSIKIKLENMEVNYECL from the coding sequence TTGAACAAGGCTATATTTACAGACAAAGTTATTGAGATGCAATCTATTTTATATCATGTGTCTAAATCAATTTTGATTCATGAGCAAGATTGTGAGGATGCAGTTCAGGGGGCAATTTTAAAAGCCTATAACAAATTAGATACACTAAAGAAAGAACAATATTTTAAAACATGGTTAGTTAGGATACTAATAAATGAATGTTATAGTTTGAAAAGTAAAGAACATTCACAAGTACCTTATGAAGAATACTTTGAGTCTGACAAGGCTGATGATAAAAAGGATTATAGTGAATTATATATGGCCATTCAGAATTTACCAGAGCGTATTCGTATTACAATTGTTCTTTATTATGTAGATGGATATTCAGTAAAAGAAATTAAACAGATTTTAGGAATACCCACTGGAACTGTAAAAAGCAGGTTATCAAAAGGACGAAAATCAATAAAAATAAAATTAGAGAATATGGAGGTAAATTATGAATGCCTATAA
- a CDS encoding methyl-accepting chemotaxis protein has translation MKSIKTKIVMFIGLLVTCVCLAFGVTSYLIASGVLVTNVNNELPQLAQQGTNVVQNALLVQWNALEVLASQDIISNPSVSLPVKAALLDKEIKRSGDENIIYINANGNIQLVNGKSVSVKDQVDFQKALKGDRSVSDPTENVASKGKIIIKYSVPVKWKGNIVGVLCAIRDGNDLSSITNKVVFGTSGKSYMINSKGTAIAYFDPAMVLKKNNILKDVVKNSSLKEMARVQTEAIKGNIGSGSYSYNGVSKSVGYAPVKGTDWFLIVTAPKSEILSGLNILKLSILVIAIILLFIGLIGALVFAKTIIKPILFMTNYFKVMANGNFTKEIPIAFLKSKDEMGSLANSVDIMQQSIKSLLQNVKLEASAVFKSAQVEEKRISNLMIQIEGTSATTEELAASMEETAASAQEMMATSQEIERSIQVIANKSQDGAGKSIEINNRAEESKKKVRTAIDKSTTVFENTRLELEKAIEASKVVEEINVLSESIMSITSQTNLLALNAAIEAARAGESGRGFAVVANEIKMLAEQSKNTVIEIQNITVKVSESVKNLSESSNKLLTYTGSDIKDDYIYMLSIGNEYSNDSEFVKELVTDFSVTSKELLESVGDMLRTIDGVAQASNEGASGTTDIATRVINVSNSSNDVLTETLKVKNCALKLEEEIDKFTI, from the coding sequence ATGAAAAGCATTAAAACAAAAATAGTAATGTTTATAGGTCTTTTAGTAACATGTGTATGTCTTGCTTTTGGAGTTACATCATATCTTATTGCTTCGGGCGTACTAGTTACAAATGTAAATAATGAATTACCACAATTAGCTCAACAGGGGACAAACGTAGTACAGAATGCTCTCTTAGTGCAATGGAATGCACTTGAGGTTTTGGCGTCCCAAGATATAATTAGCAACCCTAGTGTATCTTTGCCAGTTAAGGCAGCCCTCTTAGATAAAGAGATTAAGAGATCTGGAGATGAAAATATTATTTATATTAATGCTAATGGAAATATTCAGTTAGTTAACGGAAAATCGGTTAGTGTAAAAGATCAAGTGGATTTTCAAAAAGCTCTTAAAGGTGATCGATCCGTTTCAGATCCAACAGAGAACGTGGCGAGTAAGGGCAAGATAATTATAAAATACAGTGTTCCCGTTAAATGGAAGGGTAATATTGTAGGTGTACTTTGTGCAATTAGGGATGGTAATGATCTTAGTTCTATTACTAATAAAGTTGTATTTGGGACATCAGGTAAGTCCTATATGATTAACAGTAAAGGAACTGCAATTGCTTACTTTGACCCAGCTATGGTTTTGAAAAAAAATAATATTCTAAAGGATGTAGTTAAAAATTCTAGTTTAAAAGAAATGGCTAGAGTTCAGACAGAGGCAATAAAAGGAAATATTGGATCGGGTAGCTATTCTTATAATGGAGTTTCTAAATCTGTGGGATATGCTCCAGTAAAAGGTACAGACTGGTTTCTAATTGTTACTGCACCAAAAAGTGAGATACTTTCAGGTCTAAATATTTTAAAATTAAGCATTCTTGTTATAGCTATTATTTTATTATTTATAGGTTTGATTGGTGCTTTGGTATTTGCTAAGACAATTATAAAACCAATTTTATTTATGACAAATTATTTTAAAGTTATGGCTAATGGAAATTTTACTAAAGAAATACCAATAGCATTTTTAAAAAGTAAGGATGAAATGGGTAGCCTAGCTAATTCTGTAGACATAATGCAACAATCTATAAAATCATTACTTCAAAATGTAAAGTTAGAGGCCTCTGCAGTATTTAAAAGTGCTCAGGTAGAAGAAAAACGTATATCCAACTTAATGATTCAAATTGAAGGAACTTCAGCTACAACAGAAGAGTTAGCAGCAAGTATGGAAGAAACTGCAGCATCCGCTCAGGAGATGATGGCAACTTCACAGGAGATTGAACGATCTATTCAAGTTATAGCAAACAAATCTCAGGATGGTGCAGGTAAATCAATCGAGATAAATAATAGGGCAGAGGAGTCAAAGAAGAAAGTCCGCACGGCTATAGATAAATCAACCACAGTATTTGAAAATACAAGATTAGAATTAGAAAAAGCTATAGAAGCATCTAAAGTTGTTGAGGAAATAAATGTGTTATCTGAATCTATAATGAGTATAACTTCACAGACTAATCTATTAGCTTTAAATGCAGCTATAGAGGCTGCAAGAGCTGGTGAATCAGGTAGGGGGTTTGCAGTTGTTGCAAATGAAATTAAGATGCTCGCGGAACAATCAAAGAACACGGTTATTGAAATTCAAAATATAACAGTTAAAGTTAGTGAGTCTGTGAAGAATCTTTCTGAGAGCTCTAATAAATTGTTGACCTATACTGGTAGTGATATAAAAGATGATTATATATATATGTTAAGCATTGGAAATGAGTATAGCAATGATTCTGAATTTGTTAAAGAACTAGTTACAGATTTTAGTGTTACTTCTAAAGAACTTTTAGAATCTGTAGGGGACATGTTAAGAACAATAGATGGTGTTGCGCAGGCATCTAACGAAGGGGCTAGTGGAACTACTGATATAGCTACTAGAGTGATAAATGTAAGTAACAGTTCTAATGATGTACTAACTGAAACTCTAAAGGTGAAAAATTGTGCTTTAAAATTAGAAGAAGAAATAGATAAATTTACAATTTAA
- a CDS encoding biotin transporter BioY: protein MKLNLSIKEIMVAGLFAAITSVLAQISFVLPFSPIPITFQILAVFLSSIILGSKLSAISQLVYILLGAIGIPVFANFSGGLNCILGPTGGYLISYPIIAFIIGKTIEKEYNIIITISRLFISLLICYSMGALQLAFITKISLKKAILLGVAPYILLDSAKIWTAYLVGVKIRNSLLKARLIKC from the coding sequence ATGAAATTAAATTTATCAATTAAAGAAATCATGGTAGCAGGTCTATTTGCTGCTATAACATCGGTTCTGGCACAAATATCTTTTGTATTGCCGTTTAGCCCTATCCCAATTACTTTTCAAATATTAGCAGTGTTTTTATCATCAATAATTTTAGGTAGTAAACTTTCGGCTATATCTCAACTTGTTTACATTTTACTTGGAGCTATTGGAATCCCAGTATTTGCAAACTTCAGTGGAGGACTAAATTGCATATTAGGCCCTACAGGGGGCTACCTTATTAGTTATCCTATCATAGCTTTTATTATAGGAAAAACGATAGAAAAAGAATATAATATTATAATTACAATTTCAAGATTATTTATATCATTATTAATTTGCTATTCTATGGGTGCACTTCAACTTGCTTTTATAACAAAAATATCATTAAAAAAGGCTATTCTGTTAGGCGTTGCTCCCTATATACTTTTAGATTCGGCAAAAATTTGGACTGCATATTTAGTTGGCGTTAAAATTAGAAATAGCTTATTAAAGGCTCGTCTGATAAAATGTTAA
- a CDS encoding DUF1284 domain-containing protein, translating into MLCIQGYKGKGYSLHFTDNMDKVVNKLKDNTCIRVVTNTDDICVACPHNFKNGFCESDEKVFVFDSKVLNELKLIEGRTYLYKDILNNIRENLTYEKFLKICKSCYWFSYGYCFNKLKKH; encoded by the coding sequence TTGTTGTGCATTCAAGGATATAAAGGAAAAGGATATAGTCTTCATTTTACTGATAATATGGACAAAGTAGTAAATAAACTTAAAGATAATACGTGTATAAGAGTTGTAACCAATACAGATGATATTTGTGTTGCATGTCCACATAATTTTAAAAATGGATTTTGTGAAAGTGATGAAAAAGTTTTTGTTTTTGATTCTAAAGTATTAAATGAACTTAAACTAATAGAAGGCAGGACTTATTTATATAAAGACATTTTAAATAATATAAGAGAAAATCTGACTTACGAAAAGTTTCTAAAAATTTGTAAAAGTTGTTATTGGTTTTCATATGGATATTGCTTCAACAAACTTAAGAAGCATTAG
- a CDS encoding staygreen family protein, with protein sequence MSKFNTDMLHVNFAMGTGETKPIIPRKYTLTHSDVTGELFLTIAAKYDYDKITDMRDEVLAEWTMINSKYALMVNVMVDKEQNPIMSAVRNSILTKELPLALSALRYGDREFFRKNPSLDKAPIYVKFNSVYPTFNRLELWGTPLDYK encoded by the coding sequence TTGAGCAAATTCAATACGGATATGTTGCACGTTAATTTTGCCATGGGAACAGGTGAAACAAAACCAATTATTCCTAGGAAATATACCCTTACTCATTCAGACGTTACCGGAGAATTATTTTTAACTATTGCAGCAAAGTATGATTATGATAAAATCACTGACATGAGGGATGAAGTACTAGCAGAATGGACCATGATTAATAGTAAGTACGCACTTATGGTTAACGTTATGGTAGATAAAGAACAGAACCCAATAATGTCAGCGGTACGTAATAGCATTCTCACAAAAGAATTACCGCTAGCACTTTCGGCACTTAGATATGGAGATAGAGAATTTTTTAGAAAAAATCCCTCTTTAGATAAAGCACCTATTTATGTGAAATTTAATTCTGTTTATCCTACGTTTAATCGTTTAGAACTATGGGGAACGCCTTTAGATTACAAATAA
- the proC gene encoding pyrroline-5-carboxylate reductase has translation MLNKKITFIGGGNMAEGIIRGIISNEIFSPKSIAVFDILSERRKYLNVTYGIVEAEDVTVAVKGADIILIAVLPQNIVSVAQNIKDHLSESTIIISICAGIKMEKLENLFESHRKLVRIMPNTMIDVQHGYSAASVNEQVQPEDKKIVETLLSALGQTMFIDENLFNAFTAYSCAGPAYIMYFLAALIDSGVESGFSRKDATAIALENLIASALTIQKTGKHPYQITDTMTSPAGTTIAGLHVLSESSFHGTIMSSVKSALERTNELE, from the coding sequence TGAAATATTTTCTCCAAAAAGCATTGCGGTTTTTGATATATTAAGTGAAAGAAGAAAATACCTTAATGTTACATATGGTATTGTAGAGGCAGAAGATGTCACAGTTGCTGTAAAAGGTGCAGATATTATTCTAATTGCAGTACTTCCTCAAAATATTGTAAGTGTTGCGCAAAATATTAAAGATCATTTATCTGAATCTACTATCATTATTTCTATATGTGCGGGAATCAAAATGGAAAAATTAGAAAATTTATTTGAAAGCCATCGCAAACTTGTTCGTATTATGCCAAATACTATGATTGACGTACAACATGGTTATAGTGCAGCAAGCGTAAATGAGCAGGTTCAACCTGAAGACAAAAAAATAGTTGAAACACTGTTAAGTGCATTAGGACAGACAATGTTCATAGATGAAAACCTCTTTAATGCATTTACTGCATATAGTTGTGCTGGGCCTGCCTACATAATGTATTTTCTTGCAGCGCTTATAGATTCTGGAGTGGAATCTGGTTTTTCCCGTAAGGATGCCACAGCTATAGCTTTAGAGAATTTAATTGCTTCTGCACTAACCATTCAAAAAACTGGAAAACATCCTTACCAAATTACAGATACAATGACTTCACCAGCAGGTACAACAATTGCAGGACTACATGTGTTAAGCGAATCTAGTTTTCATGGAACCATTATGTCAAGTGTAAAAAGTGCTCTTGAAAGGACAAATGAATTGGAATAA